A window of Apium graveolens cultivar Ventura chromosome 8, ASM990537v1, whole genome shotgun sequence contains these coding sequences:
- the LOC141680338 gene encoding uncharacterized protein LOC141680338, which produces MNFIVGDFNVVRVSSERLNCDYKENDSVSFNDFIEHNDLHEVRFVNSEYTWCGRERKHNKLDIALLNWILFDIWDWSVQVLDMKNSDHRAIILGNKFIEGGPKLFKIFYCWLDDQNLRELLERSWQESGTDNVQLKSKKLRRIVSYYNKLENGNADSFFKIAKKDQFLADEDYAPEEVKKEMYLRLQNLYIMKSKMLRQKSRLRWNLEGDKNTKFFIGW; this is translated from the coding sequence ATGAATTTTATAGTAGGAGATTTCAATGTTGTCCGTGTTTCTTCGGAAAGACTTAATTGTGATTATAAAGAAAATGATTCAGTGTCATTTAATGATTTTATAGAGCATAATGACCTTCATGAAGTGAGATTTGTCAATTCTGAATACACGTGGTGTGGTAGAGAAAGAAAACACAACAAATTGGATATAGCACTGCTTAATTGGATTTTGTTTGATATATGGGATTGGTCAGTGCAAGTGTTAGACATGAAGAACTCAGATCATCGTGCTATAATCCTGGGGAATAAATTCATAGAAGGTGGTCCTAAactatttaaaatattttattgctGGTTGGATGATCAGAATTTGAGAGAGTTGTTAGAACGATCTTGGCAGGAATCAGGGACGGACAATGTTCAGTTAAAGAGTAAGAAACTAAGACGGATAGTGAGTTATTATAATAAACTTGAGAACGGTAATGCGGACAGTTTTTTCAAGATTGCGAAAAAAGACCAATTTCTAGCAGATGAGGACTATGCTCCAGAAGAGGTGAAAAAGGAGATGTATTTGAGATTACAAAATCTCTATATCATGAAATCAAAAATGCTCAGACAAAAATCAAGGCTTAGGTGGAATTTGGAGGGAGATAAAAACACTAAATTTTTCATAGGGTGGTGA
- the LOC141678445 gene encoding folate-biopterin transporter 1, chloroplastic isoform X3, with translation MATWTSTSSSSNIQNNSTILSCFSLPPVFSQICRKTTTFTPFAGPRKNRRLSPPENMSVTVPVSPPSPRNYSDDQPFIDYTNLMHAGKEDLRTAQVEYDESSPSKTVPYRKKYSQSPVKFFGVDLTPDNIAVAMVYFVQGVLGLARLAVSFYLKDDLHLDPAETAVISGFSSLPWLIKPIYGFISDSVPLFGYRRRSYLILSGLLGAFSWSLMATFVDGKYAAAFSILMGSLSVAFSDVVVDSMVVERARGESQSMSGSLQSLCWGSSAFGGIVSAYFSGSLVEAYGVRFVFGVTALLPLLTTAVAVLVKEKPVTASAWRQNNSLADPGFLDTFKTSIVELWDAVTQRSVFLPTLFIFLWQATPHSDSAMFYFTTNKLGFTPEFLGRVKLVTSVASLMGVGLYNGFLKTVPLRKIFLITTIFGTALGLTQVFLVTGINRQLGISDEWFAIGDSLIITVLGQVI, from the exons ATGGCAACGTGGACATCAACATCATCGTCATCGAACATACAAAACAACTCAACCATTTTGTCATGCTTCTCTCTCCCTCCTGTCTTTTCTCAGATCTGTCGGAAAACTACAACCTTCACCCCCTTCGCCGGTCCTCGTAAAAACCGCCGCCTCTCTCCGCCGGAAAACATGTCCGTCACCGTCCCTGTCTCCCCGCCGTCGCCTCGTAACTACTCCGATGATCAACCTTTTATAGATTACACAAATC TAATGCATGCAGGAAAAGAGGATTTGAGGACTGCTCAAGTTGAGTATGATGAATCTTCCCCAAGTAAAACTGTTCCATACAGGAAGAAATATTCTCAAAGCCCTGTAAAATTTTTTGGCGTGGACTTGACCCCAGATAACATAGCTGTTGCTATGGTGTATTTTGTTCAAGGCGTCTTAGGGTTGGCAAGGCTTGCCGTCAGCTTTTACTTAAAAGATGATCTGCATCTAGATCCTGCGGAG ACAGCTGTGATATCTGGGTTCTCATCGTTGCCATGGCTAATCAAGCCTATTTATGGGTTTATCAG TGATTCAGTCCCACTATTTGGATATCGACGAAGGTCATACCTGATTCTGTCAGGACTTTTAGGAGCCTTCTCTTGGAGTCTGATGGCGACCTTTGTTGATGGGAAGTATGCTGCTGCTTTCTCCATACTTATGGGGTCGCTTTCTGTTGCCTTCTCAGATGTG GTTGTAGATTCAATGGTTGTAGAGAGGGCTCGCGGTGAGTCACAAAGCATGTCGGGGTCTCTTCAGTCATTATGTTGGGGATCCTCTGCTTTTGGTGGAATTGTGAGTGCCTACTTTAGTGGATCGTTAGTCGAAGCTTATGGAGTCAG GTTTGTCTTCGGTGTCACTGCATTGCTTCCATTGTTGACAACAGCAGTTGCAGTACTTGTAAAAGAGAAACCTGTGACTGCCTCGGCATGGAGACAGAATAATAGTTTGGCTGATCCAGGCTTTCTTGATACCTTCAAAACTAGCATTGTTGAGTTATGGGATGCTGTCACGCAACGCAGTGTATTTCTTCCAACTTTGTTTATCTTCCTGTGGCAGGCAACACCTCATTCAGATTCAGCCATGTTTTACTTTAC AACAAATAAACTTGGTTTtaccccagagtttctaggacGTGTTAAGCTTGTTACTTCGGTCGCTTCACTTATGGGTGTCGGACTATATAATGGTTTCTTGAAAACTGTTCCATTGAGGAAAATATTTCTGATAACTACTATTTTTGGAACAGCTCTTGGGTTGACTCAG GTTTTTCTTGTAACGGGAATAAATCGGCAACTTGGCATAAGTGATGAATGGTTTGCAATTGGGGACTCTTTGATTATAACAGTTCTTGGCCAAGTAATATAG
- the LOC141678445 gene encoding folate-biopterin transporter 1, chloroplastic isoform X1, whose amino-acid sequence MATWTSTSSSSNIQNNSTILSCFSLPPVFSQICRKTTTFTPFAGPRKNRRLSPPENMSVTVPVSPPSPRNYSDDQPFIDYTNLMHAGKEDLRTAQVEYDESSPSKTVPYRKKYSQSPVKFFGVDLTPDNIAVAMVYFVQGVLGLARLAVSFYLKDDLHLDPAETAVISGFSSLPWLIKPIYGFISDSVPLFGYRRRSYLILSGLLGAFSWSLMATFVDGKYAAAFSILMGSLSVAFSDVVVDSMVVERARGESQSMSGSLQSLCWGSSAFGGIVSAYFSGSLVEAYGVRFVFGVTALLPLLTTAVAVLVKEKPVTASAWRQNNSLADPGFLDTFKTSIVELWDAVTQRSVFLPTLFIFLWQATPHSDSAMFYFTTNKLGFTPEFLGRVKLVTSVASLMGVGLYNGFLKTVPLRKIFLITTIFGTALGLTQVFLVTGINRQLGISDEWFAIGDSLIITVLGQASFMPVLVLAARLCPEGMEATLFATLMSVSNGGSVLGGLLGAGLTQLFGVTKDRFDNLALLIILCNLSSLLPLPLLGLLPRDNSDANSKESNDVEVKSN is encoded by the exons ATGGCAACGTGGACATCAACATCATCGTCATCGAACATACAAAACAACTCAACCATTTTGTCATGCTTCTCTCTCCCTCCTGTCTTTTCTCAGATCTGTCGGAAAACTACAACCTTCACCCCCTTCGCCGGTCCTCGTAAAAACCGCCGCCTCTCTCCGCCGGAAAACATGTCCGTCACCGTCCCTGTCTCCCCGCCGTCGCCTCGTAACTACTCCGATGATCAACCTTTTATAGATTACACAAATC TAATGCATGCAGGAAAAGAGGATTTGAGGACTGCTCAAGTTGAGTATGATGAATCTTCCCCAAGTAAAACTGTTCCATACAGGAAGAAATATTCTCAAAGCCCTGTAAAATTTTTTGGCGTGGACTTGACCCCAGATAACATAGCTGTTGCTATGGTGTATTTTGTTCAAGGCGTCTTAGGGTTGGCAAGGCTTGCCGTCAGCTTTTACTTAAAAGATGATCTGCATCTAGATCCTGCGGAG ACAGCTGTGATATCTGGGTTCTCATCGTTGCCATGGCTAATCAAGCCTATTTATGGGTTTATCAG TGATTCAGTCCCACTATTTGGATATCGACGAAGGTCATACCTGATTCTGTCAGGACTTTTAGGAGCCTTCTCTTGGAGTCTGATGGCGACCTTTGTTGATGGGAAGTATGCTGCTGCTTTCTCCATACTTATGGGGTCGCTTTCTGTTGCCTTCTCAGATGTG GTTGTAGATTCAATGGTTGTAGAGAGGGCTCGCGGTGAGTCACAAAGCATGTCGGGGTCTCTTCAGTCATTATGTTGGGGATCCTCTGCTTTTGGTGGAATTGTGAGTGCCTACTTTAGTGGATCGTTAGTCGAAGCTTATGGAGTCAG GTTTGTCTTCGGTGTCACTGCATTGCTTCCATTGTTGACAACAGCAGTTGCAGTACTTGTAAAAGAGAAACCTGTGACTGCCTCGGCATGGAGACAGAATAATAGTTTGGCTGATCCAGGCTTTCTTGATACCTTCAAAACTAGCATTGTTGAGTTATGGGATGCTGTCACGCAACGCAGTGTATTTCTTCCAACTTTGTTTATCTTCCTGTGGCAGGCAACACCTCATTCAGATTCAGCCATGTTTTACTTTAC AACAAATAAACTTGGTTTtaccccagagtttctaggacGTGTTAAGCTTGTTACTTCGGTCGCTTCACTTATGGGTGTCGGACTATATAATGGTTTCTTGAAAACTGTTCCATTGAGGAAAATATTTCTGATAACTACTATTTTTGGAACAGCTCTTGGGTTGACTCAG GTTTTTCTTGTAACGGGAATAAATCGGCAACTTGGCATAAGTGATGAATGGTTTGCAATTGGGGACTCTTTGATTATAACAGTTCTTGGCCAA GCTTCCTTTATGCCCGTGCTTGTGCTAGCAGCGAGATTATGCCCAGAGGGAATGGAAGCAACACTTTTTGCAACTCTCATGTCTGTATCCAATGGAGGGAGTGTTCTGGGAGGTCTGCTTGGTGCTGGCCTCACTCAGCTCTTTGGTGTTACTAAGGACAGGTTTGACAACTTGGCCTTATTGATAATTCTTTGCAATTTGAGCTCCTTATTACCTTTACCGCTACTTGGCCTCCTTCCACGTGATAACTCTGATGCAAATTCGAAGGAGAGTAATGATGTCGAGGTAAAATCTAACTGA
- the LOC141678445 gene encoding folate-biopterin transporter 1, chloroplastic isoform X2 → MATWTSTSSSSNIQNNSTILSCFSLPPVFSQICRKTTTFTPFAGPRKNRRLSPPENMSVTVPVSPPSPRNYSDDQPFIDYTNRKEDLRTAQVEYDESSPSKTVPYRKKYSQSPVKFFGVDLTPDNIAVAMVYFVQGVLGLARLAVSFYLKDDLHLDPAETAVISGFSSLPWLIKPIYGFISDSVPLFGYRRRSYLILSGLLGAFSWSLMATFVDGKYAAAFSILMGSLSVAFSDVVVDSMVVERARGESQSMSGSLQSLCWGSSAFGGIVSAYFSGSLVEAYGVRFVFGVTALLPLLTTAVAVLVKEKPVTASAWRQNNSLADPGFLDTFKTSIVELWDAVTQRSVFLPTLFIFLWQATPHSDSAMFYFTTNKLGFTPEFLGRVKLVTSVASLMGVGLYNGFLKTVPLRKIFLITTIFGTALGLTQVFLVTGINRQLGISDEWFAIGDSLIITVLGQASFMPVLVLAARLCPEGMEATLFATLMSVSNGGSVLGGLLGAGLTQLFGVTKDRFDNLALLIILCNLSSLLPLPLLGLLPRDNSDANSKESNDVEVKSN, encoded by the exons ATGGCAACGTGGACATCAACATCATCGTCATCGAACATACAAAACAACTCAACCATTTTGTCATGCTTCTCTCTCCCTCCTGTCTTTTCTCAGATCTGTCGGAAAACTACAACCTTCACCCCCTTCGCCGGTCCTCGTAAAAACCGCCGCCTCTCTCCGCCGGAAAACATGTCCGTCACCGTCCCTGTCTCCCCGCCGTCGCCTCGTAACTACTCCGATGATCAACCTTTTATAGATTACACAAATC GAAAAGAGGATTTGAGGACTGCTCAAGTTGAGTATGATGAATCTTCCCCAAGTAAAACTGTTCCATACAGGAAGAAATATTCTCAAAGCCCTGTAAAATTTTTTGGCGTGGACTTGACCCCAGATAACATAGCTGTTGCTATGGTGTATTTTGTTCAAGGCGTCTTAGGGTTGGCAAGGCTTGCCGTCAGCTTTTACTTAAAAGATGATCTGCATCTAGATCCTGCGGAG ACAGCTGTGATATCTGGGTTCTCATCGTTGCCATGGCTAATCAAGCCTATTTATGGGTTTATCAG TGATTCAGTCCCACTATTTGGATATCGACGAAGGTCATACCTGATTCTGTCAGGACTTTTAGGAGCCTTCTCTTGGAGTCTGATGGCGACCTTTGTTGATGGGAAGTATGCTGCTGCTTTCTCCATACTTATGGGGTCGCTTTCTGTTGCCTTCTCAGATGTG GTTGTAGATTCAATGGTTGTAGAGAGGGCTCGCGGTGAGTCACAAAGCATGTCGGGGTCTCTTCAGTCATTATGTTGGGGATCCTCTGCTTTTGGTGGAATTGTGAGTGCCTACTTTAGTGGATCGTTAGTCGAAGCTTATGGAGTCAG GTTTGTCTTCGGTGTCACTGCATTGCTTCCATTGTTGACAACAGCAGTTGCAGTACTTGTAAAAGAGAAACCTGTGACTGCCTCGGCATGGAGACAGAATAATAGTTTGGCTGATCCAGGCTTTCTTGATACCTTCAAAACTAGCATTGTTGAGTTATGGGATGCTGTCACGCAACGCAGTGTATTTCTTCCAACTTTGTTTATCTTCCTGTGGCAGGCAACACCTCATTCAGATTCAGCCATGTTTTACTTTAC AACAAATAAACTTGGTTTtaccccagagtttctaggacGTGTTAAGCTTGTTACTTCGGTCGCTTCACTTATGGGTGTCGGACTATATAATGGTTTCTTGAAAACTGTTCCATTGAGGAAAATATTTCTGATAACTACTATTTTTGGAACAGCTCTTGGGTTGACTCAG GTTTTTCTTGTAACGGGAATAAATCGGCAACTTGGCATAAGTGATGAATGGTTTGCAATTGGGGACTCTTTGATTATAACAGTTCTTGGCCAA GCTTCCTTTATGCCCGTGCTTGTGCTAGCAGCGAGATTATGCCCAGAGGGAATGGAAGCAACACTTTTTGCAACTCTCATGTCTGTATCCAATGGAGGGAGTGTTCTGGGAGGTCTGCTTGGTGCTGGCCTCACTCAGCTCTTTGGTGTTACTAAGGACAGGTTTGACAACTTGGCCTTATTGATAATTCTTTGCAATTTGAGCTCCTTATTACCTTTACCGCTACTTGGCCTCCTTCCACGTGATAACTCTGATGCAAATTCGAAGGAGAGTAATGATGTCGAGGTAAAATCTAACTGA
- the LOC141678174 gene encoding uncharacterized protein LOC141678174 — translation MEIELVKCECCGLKEDCTQDYINEVKSKFEGKWLCGLCSEAVRDELNRGNCKAFDVEEAMKAHMSFCRRYKSNPAIRVADGMRQMLRRRSDMSSASSTSSNKYSRSSSTSQVGDDSSFSYY, via the coding sequence ATGGAGATTGAATTGGTCAAGTGTGAGTGTTGTGGGCTGAAAGAAGATTGTACTCAGGATTACATTAATGAGGTGAAATCGAAATTCGAAGGCAAATGGTTATGTGGATTGTGCTCAGAAGCAGTTAGAGATGAACTTAACAGAGGAAACTGCAAGGCATTTGATGTTGAAGAAGCTATGAAAGCTCACATGTCATTCTGTCGAAGATATAAATCAAATCCTGCTATTCGAGTGGCTGATGGCATGAGACAGATGCTACGTAGACGGTCTGACATGTCGTCGGCCTCATCGACTTCTTCAAACAAGTATTCGAGATCATCTAGCACCTCGCAAGTAGGAGATGATTCTTCCTTCTCGTATTATTAG